The following proteins are encoded in a genomic region of Mobula hypostoma chromosome 23, sMobHyp1.1, whole genome shotgun sequence:
- the serpinf1 gene encoding pigment epithelium-derived factor, with translation MRVLVVLVFLGAIPLGSSQEEYLTLEPFEEETVLPDLVVKEEVEEEILGTPVQRLAYSISEFGYDLYRLVANSDPRANVFLSPLSVASSLSALSLGDLSRVKELVQQTLNYGSLQDLDVHRVFKDLLAEISAQPKQFRTAARIYSKQKLRMRAAFMNQVSQFYGSRPKALTGNTPADIRNINQWVRTQTDRHITQAISTIPHSLSLLLLSATHFSGKLVTSFNSANTHLQTFRTGSMQEVDIPMMTSPHYPMRYGYDSELRCKIGLFPYQGDVSLLVFLPSGPLYNMTGIEDSLTPVFVHDLVSQLQSVWASVSLPRLKINSRLELKNVLADMNLSPLYTSSVLKKLSPIPVSISSITHTASLLLDEKGTQDTDLSNPTSPRLNLEFHVNQPFILVVYDNASGSLLHIAKVFDPRNLVASLHTGLA, from the exons ATGAGGGTGCTGGTTGTGCTGGTGTTCCTGGGAGCCATCCCGCTTGGCTCCAGTCAAGAGGAGTACCTCACATTG GAGCCGTTCGAGGAGGAGACCGTGCTCCCAGATCTGGTCGTCAAGGAGGAAGTGGAGGAGGAGATTCTGGGAACGCCAGTTCAGAGACTTGCCTATTCCATCTCTGAATTCGGCTACGATCTTTACCGGCTGGTGGCCAACTCGGATCCCAGAGCCAACGTCTTCCTGTCtcccctgagtgtggcctcgagCCTGTCTGCACTGTCACTTG GTGACCTTTCCAGAGTGAAGGAACTGGTGCAGCAAACCCTGAACTATGGATCACTGCAGGACCTGGATGTGCACCGCGTGTTCAAGGACCTACTGGCTGAGATCAGTGCCCAGCCCAAGCAGTTCAGAACGGCCGCACGCATATACAGCAAGCAAA AACTGAGGATGCGGGCTGCCTTCATGAATCAGGTCAGTCAGTTCTACGGCTCCCGACCCAAGGCCCTCACTGGGAACACACCTGCGGACATCCGGAACATCAACCAGTGGGTGagaacacagacagacagacacatcaCTCAGGCCATCAGCACCATCCCACACAGCCTCAGCCTGCTCCTACTCAGCGCCACACACTTCAGCG GGAAGCTGGTGACGAGCTTTAACTCGGCCAACACGCATCTGCAGACATTCCGGACCGGATCCATGCAGGAGGTGGACATTCCAATGATGACCAGTCCACACTACCCGATGCGTTACGGCTACGATTCGGAGTTGCGCTGTAAG ATCGGCCTGTTCCCGTACCAGGGTGACGTCAGCCTGTTGGTCTTCCTGCCCAGCGGCCCCCTGTACAACATGACCGGGATCGAGGACAGCCTGACCCCTGTATTTGTCCATGACCTTGTCAGCCAGCTTCAGTCGGTCTGGGCCAGTGTCTCCCTCCCCAGGCTCAAAATTAACTCCAGACTGGAGCTGAAGAATGTACTGGCAGACATGA ATCTGAGTCCTCTCTACACCTCGTCCGTGCTGAAGAAGCTCTCCCCCATCCCCGTCTCCATCTCCAGCATCACCCACACAGCCTCCCTGTTGCTGGATGAAAAGGGGACGCAGGACACTGACCTCAGCAACCCTACCAGCCCTCGGCTCAACCTCGAGTTCCACGTCAACCAACCCTTCATCCTGGTCGTGTATGACAATGCTTCCGGCTCTCTGCTGCACATTGCAAAGGTCTTCGATCCCAGGAATCTGGTGGCAAGCCTGCACACAGGGCTGGCATAG